The Oncorhynchus masou masou isolate Uvic2021 chromosome 6, UVic_Omas_1.1, whole genome shotgun sequence genome has a window encoding:
- the LOC135541804 gene encoding E3 ubiquitin-protein ligase NRDP1-like isoform X1: protein MEEVQDDGQSPSVWGTMQDLTSWGINDHEEGCSWIWRCAMGYDVTRFQGEVDEDLLCPICSGVLEEPVQAPHCEHAFCNACITQWFSQQQICPVDRSVVTLAHLRPVPRIMRNMLSKLQINCDNAGFGCTAVLRLDQLQSHLRDCQHNPKRPFQCEQGCGLEMPKDEVSSHNCIKHLRSVVQQQQGKVTDLDKTAAEHKHQLAEQKRDIQLLKAYMRAIRSANPNLQNLEETIEYNEILEWVNSLQPARVTRWGGMISTPDAVLQAVIKRSLIDSGCPPSIVNDLIENAHERNWPAGLATLETRQMNRRYYENYVAKRVPGKQAVVVMACENQHMGEDMILEPGLVMIFAHGVEEIL from the exons GTTGTAGTTGGATCTGGAGATGTGCCATGGGCTACGACGTTACCCGGTTCCAGGGGGAAGTGGATGAGGACCTGCTGTGCCCCATCTGCAGTGGAGTCCTGGAGGAGCCCGTGCAG GCCCCTCACTGCGAGCACGCCTTCTGCAATGCCTGCATCACCCAGTGGTTCTCCCAGCAGCAGATATGCCCCGTGGACCGCAGCGTGGTGACGCTGGCCCACCTGCGCCCCGTGCCCCGCATCATGCGCAACATGCTGTCCAAGCTGCAGATCAACTGCGACAACGCTGGCTTCGGTTGCACCGCCGTGCTGCGCCTTGACCAGCTGCAGTCGCACCTCAGGGACTGCCAGCACAACCCCAAAAGGCCCTTCCAGTGCGAGCAGGGCTGCGG ACTGGAGATGCCTAAAGACGAGGTGTCCAGCCACAACTGCATCAAACACCTGCGCAGCGTGGTGCAGCAACAGCAGGGCAAGGTCACCGACCTGGACAAGACTGCTGCTGAACACAAGCACCAGCTAGCAGAGCag AAACGGGACATCCAGCTGTTGAAGGCATACATGAGAGCCATCCGCAGTGCCAACCCCAACCTGCAGAACCTCGAAGAGACCATTGAGTACAATGAGATCCTGGA GTGGGTGAACTCCCTCCAGCCAGCGCGCGTCACCCGCTGGGGCGGCATGATCTCGACACCGGACGCTGTCCTCCAGGCGGTCATCAAGCGCTCACTCATTGACAGTGGCTGCCCGCCTTCCATCGTCAACGACCTGATCGAGAACGCCCATGAGAGGAACTGGCCCGCCGGCCTGGCCACGCTGGAGACGCGGCAGATGAACCGGCGCTACTATGAGAATTACGTGGCCAAGCGTGTCCCCGGGAAACAAGCAGTGGTGGTGATGGCCTGTGAGAACCAGCATATGGGTGAGGACATGATCCTGGAGCCAGGCCTGGTCATGATCTTCGCCCACGGGGTGGAGGAGATACTATGA
- the LOC135541804 gene encoding E3 ubiquitin-protein ligase NRDP1-like isoform X2: MGYDVTRFQGEVDEDLLCPICSGVLEEPVQAPHCEHAFCNACITQWFSQQQICPVDRSVVTLAHLRPVPRIMRNMLSKLQINCDNAGFGCTAVLRLDQLQSHLRDCQHNPKRPFQCEQGCGLEMPKDEVSSHNCIKHLRSVVQQQQGKVTDLDKTAAEHKHQLAEQKRDIQLLKAYMRAIRSANPNLQNLEETIEYNEILEWVNSLQPARVTRWGGMISTPDAVLQAVIKRSLIDSGCPPSIVNDLIENAHERNWPAGLATLETRQMNRRYYENYVAKRVPGKQAVVVMACENQHMGEDMILEPGLVMIFAHGVEEIL, from the exons ATGGGCTACGACGTTACCCGGTTCCAGGGGGAAGTGGATGAGGACCTGCTGTGCCCCATCTGCAGTGGAGTCCTGGAGGAGCCCGTGCAG GCCCCTCACTGCGAGCACGCCTTCTGCAATGCCTGCATCACCCAGTGGTTCTCCCAGCAGCAGATATGCCCCGTGGACCGCAGCGTGGTGACGCTGGCCCACCTGCGCCCCGTGCCCCGCATCATGCGCAACATGCTGTCCAAGCTGCAGATCAACTGCGACAACGCTGGCTTCGGTTGCACCGCCGTGCTGCGCCTTGACCAGCTGCAGTCGCACCTCAGGGACTGCCAGCACAACCCCAAAAGGCCCTTCCAGTGCGAGCAGGGCTGCGG ACTGGAGATGCCTAAAGACGAGGTGTCCAGCCACAACTGCATCAAACACCTGCGCAGCGTGGTGCAGCAACAGCAGGGCAAGGTCACCGACCTGGACAAGACTGCTGCTGAACACAAGCACCAGCTAGCAGAGCag AAACGGGACATCCAGCTGTTGAAGGCATACATGAGAGCCATCCGCAGTGCCAACCCCAACCTGCAGAACCTCGAAGAGACCATTGAGTACAATGAGATCCTGGA GTGGGTGAACTCCCTCCAGCCAGCGCGCGTCACCCGCTGGGGCGGCATGATCTCGACACCGGACGCTGTCCTCCAGGCGGTCATCAAGCGCTCACTCATTGACAGTGGCTGCCCGCCTTCCATCGTCAACGACCTGATCGAGAACGCCCATGAGAGGAACTGGCCCGCCGGCCTGGCCACGCTGGAGACGCGGCAGATGAACCGGCGCTACTATGAGAATTACGTGGCCAAGCGTGTCCCCGGGAAACAAGCAGTGGTGGTGATGGCCTGTGAGAACCAGCATATGGGTGAGGACATGATCCTGGAGCCAGGCCTGGTCATGATCTTCGCCCACGGGGTGGAGGAGATACTATGA